In Ornithinibacter aureus, the genomic stretch CGGTTACCCTGTGGTGCTGCATTTTGATGTCGTCTAAAATAAGACCTTGACTGGGAGTCCGTGTGCGCATCACCGTCGTCGGCCTTGGCAAGATCGGGCTACCCCTCTCTGTCCAGTTCGCGCGGAGGGGCCACCGCGTCTTTGGTGCCGATGCCAGTGCGGTCACCGTCGCCAAGGTGAATGCTGGGGAAGCGCCGTTCCCCGGCGAGGACCACCTCCCGGAGTATCTCAGGGCAGTCGTCCGGTCTGGAGATCTGCGGGCCACCACGGATACGGCCGAGGCGGTGTCGCACAGCGACGTCGTTGTTGTCGTCGTCCCCCTCTTCGTCGACGATGAGGCGAGACCCGACTTCGGCTGGTTGGACTCCGCCACCGACGACATCGCTCGAGGTTTGCGGCCGGGTACGCTCGTGAGCTACGAGACGACGCTTCCCGTGGGCACCACGCGTGACCGCTGGAAACCTCGGCTTGAAGCGGGCTCAGGGCTGGTGGAGGGAGTCGACTTCCACCTGGTGTTCTCCCCTGAGCGGGTGCTGACGGGCCGCGTCTTCGCGGACTTGCGCAAGTACCCCAAGCTCATCGGTGGGCTCTCGCCCCAGGGGGCGGCCCGGGCCGTGGAGTTCTACGAGTCCGCACTGCAGTTCGACGAGCGCCCCGACCTCGACCGCCCCAACGGCGTCTGGAACCTGGGGTCGGCTGAAGCGGCCGAGATGGCCAAGCTCGCTGAGACGACCTACCGTGACGTCAACATCGGCCTCGCGAATCAGTTCGGTGCGTTTGCGGCCCGAGTCGGCATCGATGTCTACGAGGTCATCGAGGCAAGCAACTCGCAGCCCTACAGCCACATCCACCGCCCGGGCATCGCGGTGGGCGGACACTGCATCCCGGTGTACCCCCGCCTCTATCTGTGGAATGACCCCGAAGCGACAGTCGTGCGCGCGGCCCGGGAGGCCAACGCGGCAATGCCGTCCTACACCGTCGGACTCGCGGTCGGCGCAGCTGGCGGTGACCTCACCGGCCAGCGTGTGGCCGTGCTCGGCGCCTCGTACCGTGGAGGTGTCAAGGAGACGGCGTTCTCCGGGGTGTTCGCGACCGTCGACGCCTTGCGCGAGGCCGGTGCCGACGTCGTCGTCCACGACCCCCTCTACACCCGCGAGGAGCTCGCGGGCTTCGGGTGGGCGCCCTATTCGATCGGTGACGCGGCTCACGTCGTCATCCTCCAGGCCGACCACGCCGAATACCGTGACTTGTCCGCGCGGGACGTGCCGGGTGTGCGGGTCGTCGTCGACGGACGGCGGATCCTCGACCGAGCCCGCTTCGAGGGCGTGCGGTTCCTCGTTGTGGGACAGGCCGAGAGGGTGGGCTGATCGTGGCTGTGCGAATCGTCGACTCGGCCGACGTCGCTGACAGCGCCACACTCGGCGATGGCACGTCGGTCTGGCACCTCGCGCAGGTCCGCGAGCACGCGGTTTTGGGAGCGAACTGCATCGTCGGGCGCGGGGCCTACGTGGGCACCGGGGTGCGCCTGGGGAACAACTGCAAGCTCCAGAACTACGCTCTCGTCTACGAGCCCGCGGTCCTTGAAGACGGCGTCTTCGTGGGGCCGGGCGTCGTCTTCACCAACGACCACTACCCGCGCTCAGTCGACCCAGATGGCACGCTCAAGCGCGGGGACGACTGGGAAGCCGTCGGGGTCATCTGCCACGAGGGCTCGTCCATCGGAGCCCGTTCGGTGTGCGTGGCGCCGGTGACGATCGGTCGGTGGGCTCTGGTTGCCGCAGGGTCGGTGGTCACCCAGGACGTCCCGGACTTCGCTCTTGTAGCGGGGGTTCCGGCACGGCGCGTTCGCTGGGTCGGCCGAGCCGGGGTCCCGCTCGAACCCGGCACCAAGGCAGACACGTGGGTATGCCCCCAGACCGGCCAGACCTATCTCGAGAACGACGACACCCTTTCGGAGGCCCCGCAGTGACTGACTTCATTCCTCCCGCCAAGCCGATCATCGGCGCCGAGGAGCGGGCCGCTGTCGACCGAGTCCTGCGCAGTGGGATGTTGGCCCAAGGGCCAGAGGTCAAGGCGTTCGAGGAGGAGTTCTCGGCGCACTTCGGATTGGGTCGGGCGTGTGTCGCGGCGAACTCCGGCACATCCGGTTTACACCTCGGACTGCTCTCGAGCGGGGTCAAGGCCGGCGATGAAGTCATCGTCCCGTCGTTCACCTTCGCGGCCACGTGCAATTCGGTCGCGCTCACCGGCGCCACCCCGGTGTTCGCCGACATCGACGCAGACGACTTCAACCTCTCGCCCGCGGCGATCGAGGCGAGCATCACCGAGCGGACCGTCGGCATCATGCCGGTGCACCTCTACGGGCACCCGGCCAAGATGGACCGGATTATGGTGATTGCTGACCGGCACGGCATCCAGGTGTTCGAGGACGCCGCGCAGGCCCACGGTGCGTCGCTGAACGGCACCCCCGTCGGTGCTTTCGGGTCCTTCGCAATGTTCTCGCTCTACCCGACCAAGAACATGACCTCCGGTGAGGGCGGCATGGTCTCCGCGGCCACCCCCGAGATCGAGCGACTGATGCGGCTCTACCGCAACCAGGGCATGGAGCGGCAGTACCACAACGAAGTGGTGGGCTTCAACGCCCGGATGACCGACATCCACGCCGCCATCGGCCGGGAGCAGTTGAAGAAGGTCGGAGGATGGACGGCGCAGCGCCAAGCCAACGCTGCGTTCCTGTCAGCGAACCTCACCGGCGTGACGACCCCGCCGGTTGCCGAGGGAGCCGTCCACGTCTACCACCAGTACACGGTGCGCGTTCCGGAGGACCGCGACGGCTTCGCCGCGGCTCTGCGCGAGGAGTACAACGTCGGCTCGGGCATGTTCTACCCCGTGCCCAACCACCAGCTGGCGCCCTTCCGCGTCGACGTCGACCTGCCCGAGACGGCCCGCGCGGCCGCGGAGTGCCTGTCGCTGCCGGTGCACCCCTCGCTCTCGCAGGGCGACCTCGAACGGATCGTCACGGCGGTCAATGCCCTCGCCGCGGCGGGTGCCTGAGCCATGGCGAACCTGCGCGCTGGCCTCATCGGCCTGGGCATGATGGGCCGCCACCACGCCCGGGTGCTCGGCAGCCTGCCCGGGGTGGACCTCGTGGCCGTGGCCGACCCGGGCGGTGACGTGCACGGCGCCTCCGGTGGGCGGCCGGTGGAGGCCGACATCGAGGCGCTCATCGCGCACGGCCTCGACTACTGCATGGTCGCGGTGCCGACGGCCTACCACGAGCAGGTGGGGCTGGCCCTGGCCGAGGCCGGCGTGCACGCGATGATCGAGAAGCCGCTCGCCCAGGACACCCGCTCGGCGACGGCAGTGGCCTTGGCGTTCTCCGCCCGGGGGCTCGTCGGCGCCGTCGGGCACATCGAGCGCTACAACCCGGCTCTGCAGCAGGCTCGTTCACGCATCGAGGCGGGCGAGCTCGGTCACATCTACCAGGTCGTGACGCGGCGCCAGGGGCCCTTCCCCGCGCGGATCGCCGACGTCGGCGTCGTCAAGGACCTCGGCACGCACGACATCGACCTCACGGCCTGGGTGACCCAGCAGGAGTACGCCTCGGTCGCCGCCCGCACCACTCACCGCTCGGGTCGTGAGCACGAGGACATGGTCGCCGTCGTGGGCCAGCTCGCCGGCGGCACGATCACGAGCCACCTCGTCAACTGGCTCTCGCCGTTCAAGGAGCGGGTGACGGTGGTCACCGGCAGCAAGGGCTCGTTCGTGGCCGACACGCTGAGCGCCGACCTCACCTTCCACGCCAACGGCGAGATCGAGCAGGCCTGGGACGCCATCTCCAAGTTCCGGGGCGTGTCCGAGGGCGACGTCGTGCGTTACGCCATCCCGAAGCCCGAGCCGCTGCGGGTCGAGCACGAGCAGTTCCGCGATGCCGTGCTCGGCAAGGACGCCGACATCGTCACCATGGAGCAGGGGCTGCGCACGGTGCTCGTCGCCGAGGCGGTGCTCGAGTCGGCCCGATCGGGCGCCACGGTGGTCGTGCCGGCCTGATCGGCCGGGTGGGGGTCCCCATCGGGCGGACCTGGTGGATGCCGCAGCGGGACGTCGGTTCCTGCCGGTCCTTGCCAATGGTCGGCTGGTCGTCCGGGACATGTGGGTGACATCAGCAGGCCGACCGCCCTGGTACGTCGTCAGCGGGCGGCCAGCACGCGCGTGTGGACCTCGAGCACGCGGTCGAGCACCGTGCCGGCGCCGTGCTCGCGGCGCACCCACGCCCGCGCGGGCTGCGGGTCGTGCCGCTGCGGGTCGTCGACGTAGGCCACGGCCGCCTCGACCACGGCGTCGACGTCGGCGGCCAGCACCGGCGGGGGCGATCCGGCGAGCCCGGCGTAGCCGCCGAGGGATGACGGCACGAGCAGCGGCGTCCCCGCCGCCATCGCCTCCAGCTCGCTCGCCGAGAGGATGCCGGCCGCCTGCCCCACGACGGCCGTCGACGTCGCGAGCCAGCGCAGGTAGTCGTCGTGACCCATCCTGGGGGCGAGCCGCACTCCCGCGGCCCGGGCGGCATCCGTCCCCGGTCCCCAGTCCAGCCCCACCACCTCGGCCCGGCCGGCGAGGGCGGCCACGAGGCCCCGCGCCACGTCGACCTGGGTCCTCAGCCCCTTGACGTCCTCCCACCGCGACGCGAAGGCGACCCGCGGCCGCTGGAGCGGCGGTCGCCAGGCCGGCACGGCATCCGTCGACACCGGCACCGGCACGTAGGTGGCGTCGGGGCGGTGGGGCAGCACGTGCTCGACGAGGTCGGGGGTGGAGAAGACGACGGCCTCGGCCTCGGCCAACGCCCTGCGCACCGACGCGCCCGCGGCGGAGTCGTACTGCGCGCTGCGCACGTCGCTGCCGTGACAGTGCAGCACGTAGCGCGGCGCCGCCACGCGGCTGTGCCTCACGGTGGTCGCGGAGTGCACGTGCACGATGTCGTGGGTGCGCGCCCCCACGGCGAGGCGCGCGAGCCAGGGCACCCCCAGGGCCGCCCGCTGCGCCTGCCCCAGAACCCCCGACCACTCACGCCGGTTCGACGCGAGTGGGAGGTGGTCCCAGCGCAGCCCGCGCGAACGGGCCTCGGCCTCGAGCGTGGCGGCCGTGAGCGCGGCCTCGCCGACCTGGAGGACGGAGGCGGCGTCCGGCGCCGGGGAGGGGTGCGGGGAGCGGGTCACGAGCCGCGATTGTAGAGGTGCTGGTCGGCCGCCTCGAGCACGGCGTCGGCCGCACGGCCGGCCACCGACCGCTGGCTCGCGTTCTCCTCGGTCCACGCGGCGAGGCCGGCGCGACGCTGGGGCGTCGGGGGAGCGGCGAGCGCGCTGCGCATCCCCTCGGCGACCGCCTGGGGCTCCCAGTCGCAGCCCCACCCCAGCCCGTGCTCCTCGACCATGGTGCGCCCGGGGCCACCACCGGCGTAGACCACGGGGGCGCCGCAGGCGGTCGCGGCGAACATCTTCGTGGGGAACGCGATGTCGTAGCCCGCCCCGGGGCGCAGCGACGCGAGCCCGGCCACCGCGCCCGAGAACGCCGCGGCGACGACCGCGCCGGGGACGACGCCCGGGAACTCGACGGCCCCCAGGGCCAGCTCGTCGGCGCGGCGGCGCATCAGCGCCAGGTCGGTGCCCTGGCCGAACATGACGAGCCTGGCCTGCGGGTGCTCGGCGTGAACCAGCCCGAACGCCTCGACGAAGACCGCCGCGCCGTGCACCTCGCTCATCGTGCCGGCGTAGACGAACGTCGGTGCGGCCGTGGCCGGCGCGTCGGGCTGCGGCCGGAACACGCCGGTGTCGACGCCCGTGCCGACGACGACGACCCGCACACGGTCCCCGGTGAGGTCGGCGATGGCCTCGGCGACCGAGTCGCTGACGGTGAGCACGCACACGGCGCCGCTCATGGCCCACGCCTCGAGCCGGCGCAGCACCGACAGCAGGGGCCCCCGCAGGCCGATGCCCTGGGCTGCTGCCGACGACACGTCGCCCGCGTAGTAGACGTAGCGTCGGCGGCGCAGCGCGGTGACCACGCGCACGACGGCACCCGTCGTCGGCGGCGGCTCGACGACGACGAGGTCCACGCCGCGGGTCAGCAGCAGGCGCGCCGCGAGCGGCCCGTCGAAGCTCGCGAACGACAGGTACCCGCGGACGTTGCCTCCGGCGTCACGGCGCACCGGCCAGCGCGACACGCGCACGCCGGGGGCGTCCTGGGGCCGTAGGCCACCAGGGGGGCGGGTCGACAGCACGCGCACCGAAGCACCTCGGGAGACGAGCGTGCGGGCCAGGGCCCCAAGGCGGTAGGCGGCAGCGCCGGGCTCCGGCGGGAAGAGCCGCGAGGCGATGACGACGCGTGGGCGGTTCACCGTCATGCCGTGCCCCTGAACGCGCCGGCCACCCGGCGCACGTCGCGCCGTTGCACGGCGAACCAGCCGGCGGCGAAGGCCGCGGCGAGGGCGACGTCCAGCCAGGGCCCCCACCCGCTGCGCCGTTCGACGAGCACGGCCGCCCCGGCGACGAGCACGGCACCGGCCACGGTGAGCAGTAGCCGGCTCCACCGCTGACCGTGGCGGCGCATGACGACGACGACGGGGATGCCGGCCAGCACCGTGACACCCGCCAGGTACCCCGCTGCCACGGCCACAGTCCCCCCTTCCGGTGCGGCGACGACCCAGACGAGGATGCCGACGAGCATGCCCGACACGCTCGCAACCGTGGTCGTGACGACGCCGCGCTGGGACTCGATGTTGAGCGCGCTGACGCTCGCAACCCCCAGCGTGGTGACGAGGATGGCGAGGCTGAGCACCGGCAGCAGGTCGGCCACCTCGGTGTAGTCCCGGCCCCACACGACGGCCACGAGCACGCGGGCGAGCACGGCCAGGGTGCCCAGCGCCCCCACCATGACGGTGGCGATGCCGCGCATGGCGGCATCCGTCTGGGAGAGAAAGGCCGGCCGGTCGCCGCGGCCCAGCGCCTCGGCCAGGGTCGGCAAGAGGACGAGCGACAGGGCGGTGACGAGCAGCGAGGCCGGCGTCGCCAGCGTCAGGGCCGCGGCGTAGCCCCCCGCCTCGTGGGCGTCGCCGGTGGTGCGCACCACGACCTGGGAGAGCTGGAGGAAGCCGGTGCTGGCCAGGGTGCCCACGGTGGTGAGGGCGATGAACGTCGTCACCTCCCGGCGTGGGGGCCCCTGGGCGGCAGCGTGCCGCGTGCCGGCCGGCCAGTTGAGCCCGACGTAGAGCAGGTTGGCCACGACGAGCGGCACCGTGAGGGTCACGCCCCTCGCGCCGGCCGCGAGCAGGGCGGCCAGCCCGCCGAGGCCCACGACGCTGGTGAGCACGTCGGAGGCCGCGGCCCGCTCCACGCGCCCCAGGGCGAACAGCGAGCCGCGCACAAGGCCGTAGCCCCCGAGCGCCACCACGAGCAGCGCGACGATCAGGCCCTCGGCGAGCGTGCCGTCCCCGATGACGCGCCACGCCGGCACGGCCACCGCGGCCCCGACGCCGGCGGCCACGACCGCCGTCGCAGTCACGAATCGCGCGAGCGACCGGGCGCCGTCGACGTCACCGGCGCCCAGGGCGCGGGCGACGAACCGCGACATCGCCGCCCCCGCCGACGTCGGCCACAGCAGCGACAGGAACGTCGCGATGGAGATCGCAGTGGCCACCTGGCCGACCCACTCCCGTCCGGCGATCGTGCCGACCAGCCAGGCCGTGAGGAACCGCAGGGCCCCCTGAGCCACGAGCCCGGCCACCGAGAGCGCGCTGCCGCGGGCGAGCGAGCTGCGGGTCCCCGGGGCGATGACCGGCCGCGGGCCCCACGGGCGCCAGTCGGCAGCCCCCGTGGTCGTCATCGGCGCCGCGACGAGCGCGCGGCAGCCCACTGCCCGATGACCTCGGCGAACCGGGCGCCGTCGCGCTGCCAGGAGTACTGCTCCCGCGCCGTCGCGTAAGCGTTCAGCGCGAGCCGGTGCTGCTCCGTGCGGTCGGCGTCCCAGCCCTGGATGGCCGCGACGGCACCCTCGACGTCACCGAACCCGATGACGGCGCCGGCATCCGCCTCCAGCACCATCTGCGCAGACGCCTCGTTCGGTGTCGTGACCGTCGGCACGCCGTGCGCCATGTACTCCATGACCTTGGTCGGCCGGGACTGCGCGTAGTTGCGGTGGGGGTGCAGCATCGCCAGCCCGGCGAGGGCACCGCGCAGGCGGTGCAGTGCCTCGGTGTTGGGCACGAAGCCGTGGTAGCGCAGGTTGTCGAGGCGCTGCGCCGCGCGCCCGAGGTCGTCGTGCACCGACGGCGAGGCGTTGCCGAGCACGTCGAAGGTCACGCCCGGGAGCCGCTCGGCCACGGCGACGAGCTCGTCGGAGCCGCGCGCCCGCGTGAGCGCCCCGAGGTAGACCACCCTGGGCTGCTCCTCCGCCGGCCCCGGCGCCTCGTCGGGGACGAGCACGGTGTTCGGTACGACGGGGTGCTCGTGCCGGAACCGGCCCTGGTAGTCGTACTCGGCGAGGAGCAGGCGGATGCCGTGCTCGGCCACTCGCTCGGCCGCGCCGATCGCCCCGGCACCCACGCGCTGCACCGGGCGGGGCAGGTCGAGCATGTACATCTGGGCCGGCACGTCCTCATGGACGTCCCACACGAGCACCGGGCCCGGCCGGCCACCACGCAGCCGCGCCACGGCGAGCGCCGGCAGCAGCTCGGGGTCGTGCACGAGCACCACGTCGTGCCGTGACGCCTCATGCGCCAGAACCCTGGCGGCGGCCCGCACGGCTCGCGCGCGCACCACGGGCCTGCCCTGCGAGCGGGGGACGTCGATGGTGCGCAGGTCGGGCGGGGGAGTGGCACCGAAGGCCGAGAAGGGCGCGACGTAGGTGACCTCGTGGCCGTGCCCGACGAGGGCGCCGATCTCACGGTGCTGGATCCGCGCGTCCTCCGGAGGGTGCGCGACGGTCAGGACGAGGACGCGCGCCATGACGGGCCACCGCCCTTCCGCGCCGTCGGCCGGGTCGCGGGCCGGGTCACAGGCGGTGCGCCGCGGGCGACGTCGTCGCCCCGCGGGTGTCGAAGAACACCACCGCGTCGCGGGCCAGCGCGTCGGCGTCATAACTGCGGTGGTCCTGCAGCAGCACGACGACGTCGGCCTCGGCGACGGCGGCGGCGAGGTCGGGCACCCGGGTGAGCTCGCGGTCGCGCAGGTGCCAGGTCTCGACGAATGCGTCGTGGAAGCGCACGTCGGCGCCCTTCTCGACAAGGCGCTCGGCAACGGGGACGGCCGGGCTCTCGCGCTGGTCGGCGATGTCGGGCTTGTACGTCACCCCGAGCAGCAGCACCGTAGCCCCGCGGGTGGCCAGGCCGGTGTCGTTGAGGAGGTCCGCGACGCGGGAGACGACGTACGCCGGCATCCCGCTGTTGATCTCCTGGGCCAGCTCGACGAAGCGGAAGGGATAGCCCAGCTGCCGCCGCACCTCGTGGCTGAGGTAGTTGGGGTCGATGGGGATGCAGTGCCCCCCGACGCCAGGGCCGGGACGGAAGGTCTGGAAGCCGAACGGCTTGGTGCCCGCCCCGCGGATGACCTCCCAGATGTCGATGCCGAGGTCGTGGCAGAACCGCGCCATCTCGTTGACCAGCGCGATGTTCACGTGGCGGTAGGTGTTCTCGAGCAGCTTCGCGGTCTCGGCCTCCCTCGCGCCCAACAGCGGCACCACCTCGTCGACGAAGTCCGCGTAGAACGCGCAGGCGGCCTCGGTGCTGGCGGCCGTCACCCCGCCGACGAGCTTGGGGGTGTTGCGGATGCCGTACTCCGGGAACCCGGGGTTGACCCGCTCGGGGGAGAAGGCGAGGTGGAAGTCGGTGTCGAGCACGTGCCCGGCCGCCTCGAGCAGGGGCAGCACCTGGTGGTCGGTCGTGCCCGGGTAGGTCGTCGACTCGAGGATGACGACCGTGTCGGCGGTCAGGTGCTCGGCGCACGACCGGGTGGCTGCGAGCACCGCCCCGAGGTCCGGGCCGCCGTCCTCCGACAGGGGGGTGGGCACGCAGATGACGACGACGTCGGCGTCCGCGATGACCCGCTGGTCGGTCGTGGCGCGGTACCCCGCGCCCAGCATCTCGGCGATGTCGGCGTCTGAGAGGTCGTCGACGTGGGAGCGCCCGCCGTTGAGCGCGGCCACGAGGCTCTCGGTGACGTCGAGCCCGTGCACGGTCCAGCCGGCGAGCGCCGCCGCCTGCGCGAGGGGGAGGCCGACGTAGCCCTGCCCGATGACGACGGCGGCGCGGGACATGGGGTACCTCGGGGGAAGGGGGCAGCGGGACGGGTGACAGTCTAGGGTCCCCCGCGGCCGGGCCTGTCGCGCGCCGCGAGGCGCCGCGAGGGGCTGGCGCGTGACCGGTACCCGGACCAGCGCGGGCGACGGATACCCAGCAGTAACATGGGCGCCATGAGCGGGAACCCTGACTTTGACACCTACCGCCTCTCCGAGGACCACGAGGCGATCCGCGAGGCCGTGCGCGCGGTGGCTGCGGACAAGATCGCACCGTGGGCCGCCGCGGTCGACGAGGAGGCGCGCTACCCGCAGGAGGCGCACGACGCGCTCGTGGCCAGCGACTTCTTCGCACCCCACGTTCCCGAGCAGTACGGCGGGGTGGGTGCCGACGCGCTGGCGACGTGCATCGTCATCGAGGAGGTCGCGCGGGCCGACGCCTCGGCCTCGCTGATCCCGGCGGTCAACAAGCTCGGCTCGATGCCGGTGATCCTGGGCGGTACCGAGGAGCTCAAGACCCGTTACCTCACCCCGCTGGCCGCCGGGGAGACGACGTTCTCCTACGGGCTGAGCGAGCGCGAGGCGGGCTCGGACACGGCATCCATGAAGTGCCGTGCCGTGCGCGACGGCGACGACTGGGTGCTCAACGGCCAGAAGGCGTGGATCACCAATGCCGGTGTCTCGCGGTACTACACCGTTCTCGCGGTCACCGACCCGGATGGCCCGCGAGGCAACAACGTCACGGCGTTCGTCGTCGAGAAGGACGACCCCGGGTTCAGCTTCGGCGAGAAGGAGCGCAAGCTCGGCATCAAGGGGTCGCCCACGAGGGAGCTGATCTTCGAGCGCACCAGGATCCCCGGAGACCGGGTCGTCGGCGAGGTCGGCGCCGGGCTGAAACTGGCGCTCGCGACGCTCGACCACACCCGGGTCACCATCGGGGCGCAGGCCGTCGGCATCGCGCAGGGTGCGATCGACCACGCGCTGTCGTACGTCAAGGAGCGGCGCCAGTTCGGCACGGCAATCGCCGAATTCCAGGGCGTGCAGTTCATGCTCGCCGACATGGCGATGGAGCTCGAGGCGGCGCGGCAGCTGGTCTACGTCGCGGCCGCGAAGTCCGAGCGCGGCGACCCCGACCTGCCGTTCTTCGGTGCGGCCGCCAAGTGCTACGCGTCCGACGTCGCGATGAAGGTGACCACGGATGCCGTGCAGCTGCTCGGCGGGGCCGGCTACACCCGCGACTTCCCGCTCGAGCGGATGATGCGCGACGCCAAGATCACCCAGATCTACGAGGGCACCAACCAGGTGCAGCGCATCGTCATGGCCCGCCAGCTCCTGAAGGGATGAGCCGGCCAGCTCGTCGTCGCGGGAGGGCGTCGGGGGTCAGCCTCGCGGTCGACCGTCGGTGCCCGCGGGAGGGCTGTCGATCGGTGTGCCCTCGCGCAGCATGGTGAACAGGGCATCGGCCCGCTCGTCGTCCCAGATG encodes the following:
- a CDS encoding nucleotide sugar dehydrogenase, with amino-acid sequence MRITVVGLGKIGLPLSVQFARRGHRVFGADASAVTVAKVNAGEAPFPGEDHLPEYLRAVVRSGDLRATTDTAEAVSHSDVVVVVVPLFVDDEARPDFGWLDSATDDIARGLRPGTLVSYETTLPVGTTRDRWKPRLEAGSGLVEGVDFHLVFSPERVLTGRVFADLRKYPKLIGGLSPQGAARAVEFYESALQFDERPDLDRPNGVWNLGSAEAAEMAKLAETTYRDVNIGLANQFGAFAARVGIDVYEVIEASNSQPYSHIHRPGIAVGGHCIPVYPRLYLWNDPEATVVRAAREANAAMPSYTVGLAVGAAGGDLTGQRVAVLGASYRGGVKETAFSGVFATVDALREAGADVVVHDPLYTREELAGFGWAPYSIGDAAHVVILQADHAEYRDLSARDVPGVRVVVDGRRILDRARFEGVRFLVVGQAERVG
- a CDS encoding acyltransferase, yielding MAVRIVDSADVADSATLGDGTSVWHLAQVREHAVLGANCIVGRGAYVGTGVRLGNNCKLQNYALVYEPAVLEDGVFVGPGVVFTNDHYPRSVDPDGTLKRGDDWEAVGVICHEGSSIGARSVCVAPVTIGRWALVAAGSVVTQDVPDFALVAGVPARRVRWVGRAGVPLEPGTKADTWVCPQTGQTYLENDDTLSEAPQ
- a CDS encoding DegT/DnrJ/EryC1/StrS family aminotransferase, whose protein sequence is MTDFIPPAKPIIGAEERAAVDRVLRSGMLAQGPEVKAFEEEFSAHFGLGRACVAANSGTSGLHLGLLSSGVKAGDEVIVPSFTFAATCNSVALTGATPVFADIDADDFNLSPAAIEASITERTVGIMPVHLYGHPAKMDRIMVIADRHGIQVFEDAAQAHGASLNGTPVGAFGSFAMFSLYPTKNMTSGEGGMVSAATPEIERLMRLYRNQGMERQYHNEVVGFNARMTDIHAAIGREQLKKVGGWTAQRQANAAFLSANLTGVTTPPVAEGAVHVYHQYTVRVPEDRDGFAAALREEYNVGSGMFYPVPNHQLAPFRVDVDLPETARAAAECLSLPVHPSLSQGDLERIVTAVNALAAAGA
- a CDS encoding Gfo/Idh/MocA family protein, with amino-acid sequence MANLRAGLIGLGMMGRHHARVLGSLPGVDLVAVADPGGDVHGASGGRPVEADIEALIAHGLDYCMVAVPTAYHEQVGLALAEAGVHAMIEKPLAQDTRSATAVALAFSARGLVGAVGHIERYNPALQQARSRIEAGELGHIYQVVTRRQGPFPARIADVGVVKDLGTHDIDLTAWVTQQEYASVAARTTHRSGREHEDMVAVVGQLAGGTITSHLVNWLSPFKERVTVVTGSKGSFVADTLSADLTFHANGEIEQAWDAISKFRGVSEGDVVRYAIPKPEPLRVEHEQFRDAVLGKDADIVTMEQGLRTVLVAEAVLESARSGATVVVPA
- a CDS encoding glycosyltransferase, which produces MTVNRPRVVIASRLFPPEPGAAAYRLGALARTLVSRGASVRVLSTRPPGGLRPQDAPGVRVSRWPVRRDAGGNVRGYLSFASFDGPLAARLLLTRGVDLVVVEPPPTTGAVVRVVTALRRRRYVYYAGDVSSAAAQGIGLRGPLLSVLRRLEAWAMSGAVCVLTVSDSVAEAIADLTGDRVRVVVVGTGVDTGVFRPQPDAPATAAPTFVYAGTMSEVHGAAVFVEAFGLVHAEHPQARLVMFGQGTDLALMRRRADELALGAVEFPGVVPGAVVAAAFSGAVAGLASLRPGAGYDIAFPTKMFAATACGAPVVYAGGGPGRTMVEEHGLGWGCDWEPQAVAEGMRSALAAPPTPQRRAGLAAWTEENASQRSVAGRAADAVLEAADQHLYNRGS
- a CDS encoding lipopolysaccharide biosynthesis protein, which produces MTTTGAADWRPWGPRPVIAPGTRSSLARGSALSVAGLVAQGALRFLTAWLVGTIAGREWVGQVATAISIATFLSLLWPTSAGAAMSRFVARALGAGDVDGARSLARFVTATAVVAAGVGAAVAVPAWRVIGDGTLAEGLIVALLVVALGGYGLVRGSLFALGRVERAAASDVLTSVVGLGGLAALLAAGARGVTLTVPLVVANLLYVGLNWPAGTRHAAAQGPPRREVTTFIALTTVGTLASTGFLQLSQVVVRTTGDAHEAGGYAAALTLATPASLLVTALSLVLLPTLAEALGRGDRPAFLSQTDAAMRGIATVMVGALGTLAVLARVLVAVVWGRDYTEVADLLPVLSLAILVTTLGVASVSALNIESQRGVVTTTVASVSGMLVGILVWVVAAPEGGTVAVAAGYLAGVTVLAGIPVVVVMRRHGQRWSRLLLTVAGAVLVAGAAVLVERRSGWGPWLDVALAAAFAAGWFAVQRRDVRRVAGAFRGTA
- a CDS encoding glycosyltransferase family protein, with the protein product MARVLVLTVAHPPEDARIQHREIGALVGHGHEVTYVAPFSAFGATPPPDLRTIDVPRSQGRPVVRARAVRAAARVLAHEASRHDVVLVHDPELLPALAVARLRGGRPGPVLVWDVHEDVPAQMYMLDLPRPVQRVGAGAIGAAERVAEHGIRLLLAEYDYQGRFRHEHPVVPNTVLVPDEAPGPAEEQPRVVYLGALTRARGSDELVAVAERLPGVTFDVLGNASPSVHDDLGRAAQRLDNLRYHGFVPNTEALHRLRGALAGLAMLHPHRNYAQSRPTKVMEYMAHGVPTVTTPNEASAQMVLEADAGAVIGFGDVEGAVAAIQGWDADRTEQHRLALNAYATAREQYSWQRDGARFAEVIGQWAAARSSRRR
- a CDS encoding nucleotide sugar dehydrogenase translates to MSRAAVVIGQGYVGLPLAQAAALAGWTVHGLDVTESLVAALNGGRSHVDDLSDADIAEMLGAGYRATTDQRVIADADVVVICVPTPLSEDGGPDLGAVLAATRSCAEHLTADTVVILESTTYPGTTDHQVLPLLEAAGHVLDTDFHLAFSPERVNPGFPEYGIRNTPKLVGGVTAASTEAACAFYADFVDEVVPLLGAREAETAKLLENTYRHVNIALVNEMARFCHDLGIDIWEVIRGAGTKPFGFQTFRPGPGVGGHCIPIDPNYLSHEVRRQLGYPFRFVELAQEINSGMPAYVVSRVADLLNDTGLATRGATVLLLGVTYKPDIADQRESPAVPVAERLVEKGADVRFHDAFVETWHLRDRELTRVPDLAAAVAEADVVVLLQDHRSYDADALARDAVVFFDTRGATTSPAAHRL
- a CDS encoding acyl-CoA dehydrogenase family protein — protein: MSGNPDFDTYRLSEDHEAIREAVRAVAADKIAPWAAAVDEEARYPQEAHDALVASDFFAPHVPEQYGGVGADALATCIVIEEVARADASASLIPAVNKLGSMPVILGGTEELKTRYLTPLAAGETTFSYGLSEREAGSDTASMKCRAVRDGDDWVLNGQKAWITNAGVSRYYTVLAVTDPDGPRGNNVTAFVVEKDDPGFSFGEKERKLGIKGSPTRELIFERTRIPGDRVVGEVGAGLKLALATLDHTRVTIGAQAVGIAQGAIDHALSYVKERRQFGTAIAEFQGVQFMLADMAMELEAARQLVYVAAAKSERGDPDLPFFGAAAKCYASDVAMKVTTDAVQLLGGAGYTRDFPLERMMRDAKITQIYEGTNQVQRIVMARQLLKG